GCTCAAGAGCCTGCCGGTCACCCGCGAGCTGCTGCTCGCCGCGACCCCCGAACAGCTCGACCTGATCGTCGAAGGCGAAGCCGCGGTGATGCGCGGCGTCGACGCCTACATCGGCCTGCGCGGCGGCGACAACGTCTCCGAGCTCTCCGACGTGCCGCCGGAGAAGATGGAGCTCTACGAGTCCAAGGTGTGGAAATCAGTGCACCAGGAGATCCGCGTCCCGAAGACGCGCTGGGTCGTCACGCGCTGGCCCTCCGCTTCGATGGCGCAGCTCGCGCGGCAGTCGACGGAGGCGTTCGCGGAGTTCTTCTTCCGCGTCTGCACGATGGACTACGCCGCGCTCTCGCGCGCCATGCGTCCGCTCCAGGCGCTCATGGAGCGAACGGACCGGGTGCGGCTCGTCGCTCCGGGCACCGATCTCTCCTTCAGCATCCGCGGCATCCCGGCGATCCTCTGCGACGGGCACCGCAACATCCCGGACGGCGAGGTCTACACCGCCCCGGTGCGCGACAGCGTCGACGGCGAGATCACCTACAACGCCCCCTCGGTCTACCGCGGGGTGACGCACGAGAACGTGCGCTTCGTCTTCCGCCAGGGGCGCATCGTCGAGGCGACGAGCAGCGCGCCGGAGGCGCTCGCCCGCCTGCTCGACAGCGACGAAGGCGCCCGATTCGTCGGCGAATTCGCTCTCGGCCTGAACCCGCACATCACCGAGCCGATGAAGGACACCCTCTTCGACGAGAAGATCGGCGGCTCGATCCACTTCACGCCGGGCCAGGCCTATGCCATCGCCGACAACGGCAACCGCTCGCAGATCCACTGGGACCTGGTCCTGATGATGGACCCCGCCCACGGCGGCGGCGAAGTGTGGTTCGACGACGTGCTGATCCGCCAGGACGGCCGCTTCGTGCTGCCCGAGCTCGCCGGCCTGAACTTCTAGCTGTCGCCCGCCAGGCGGGCGACGACCAGCGTCCGGTCGCCGTGCGGCACCAGCTCGACCGGGACGGCGTAGGCCGCGGTGAGGTTCTCGACCGAGAGCACCTGCGCCGTGGCGCCGGCGGCGAGCAGCCGTCCGCCGCGCAGCAGCGCCGTGCGGTCGGCCAGACCGGCGACCAGGCTCGGATCGTGAGTGGTCAGGAGGATGGTCAGGCCGCCGGCACCGAGCCGGCGGAGCAGCGCGACGAGACGCACCGCGTTGCCGACGTCGAGGTGCGAGAACGGCTCGTCGAGCAGCAGCAGGCGCGGCTCCTGGGCGAGCGCTCGCGCCACCATGGCGAGCTGGCGCTCGCCGCCGCTGAGCGTCGGCACCGGCCGCGGCTCGAAGGTCGCGAGCCCGACTTCGGCGACCGCCGCCCGCGCCGCGGCGAGGTCGGCCGCTCCCGGCGCGGCGAAGGGCGTCAGATGGGGCGCGCGTCCCAGCAGGACGTACTCGAGCAGCGAGAAGTCGAACGGCACATGCTCGCTCTGTGGCACCAGGGCGACCTCGGCACGCCGTCTCCCGGCGATCCGTCGCATCGCACCGTCGATGGTGATCGCGCCACTCCAGGGTTGCCGCCAGCCGAGCAGCAGGTCGAGCAGCGTCGACTTGCCGGCACCGTTCGTGCCGAGAAGCGCCGTCGTCGTTCCCGCGGGCAGCTCGAGCGAGACGCGGTCGACGACCGGCAGCGCCTCGCGCGAGTAGCCGAAAGAGACCTCGTCGATCTCGACGCGCGCCCCGATCACCCGCGTACCCTCCCGGGCGGGCGCGCCATGCCGATGGCGAAGGCCGCCGCGCCGACGAACGAGGTGATCAGACCGAGGGGAATCTCGGTCGCGACGAGCGTGCGGGCGAGGTCGTCGCAAGCCACCGCGCCGAGCGCGCCGAGCAGGGTCGCGGTCGGCAGCGCCCGCCGCGCATCGGCACCCACCAGCCGCCGGGCGAGATGCGGCGTGATCAGTCCGAGCCATCCGACCATTCCCGCCACCGAGACCATCGCCGCGGTGCCGACCACGGCGAGCAGAAGGATCGCCCGGCGCTCGCGGCGCACCGCGACGCCGAGCGAGAAGGCGGTCGCGTCGTCGAGCGAGAGCACGTTGAGGCGCCAGCGCAGGAGGTGCATGCCGAGGAGCGACACGGCGGCTGCCGGCAACACCGCGAGGAGCTGACGCCAGCCGACGCCGGCCAGCCCGCCGAGCATCCAGAAGGTGATCTCCGGCAGCTGCCGCTGCGGGTCGGCCATCAACTTGAGCAGACCGACCCCCGACGCGAAGAGCGCCGACACCGCGATTCCGGCGAGCACCAGGCGGAGCGTCGCCGCGCCGAAGCGGAAGGCGCGCGAGAGGGCCAGCGTCGCCGCCAGCGCGAGGAGCGCCCCACCGGCCGCGAGCCCCTGGATCCCCCATGCCGTGGCGTCGAGGGCGACGATCGCCAGCGCCGCGCCGAACGCCGCCCCCTGGGAGACACCGAGGAAACCCGGCTCGACGAGCGGGTTGCGGAAGAGCATCTGCATCGCGAAGCCCGACGCCGCGAGCGTCGCGCCGAGCAGCGCCGCCGCAACCAGGCGCGGGGCCCGCAAGGCGAGCACCAGTTGCCGCGCCAGCGCGTCCTCGCCGAGGAGCTCGGGCGGCATCCAGTACGGCCGGGGATAACGGCCGACGAAGAGCGACAGGGCGACGAGCACCACGAGAGCGAGCGCCGCGAGCGTCAGCACGCGCCGGGCCGAGCGCTCCTCGCCGGCGCCGGGCGCCACACTCACCGCGCGAAGTCTCCGGTGAGCACCGGCACGACGTGGTCGCGCACCGTCGTCTCCGGCAGACCGTAGAGCGTCGCGTAGAAGGCCGCCAGCTCGACGCGGAGGTCGAGATCGGCGAAGCGCTCGGGATGCAGCGTGCGAGCGAGCCAGAGCTGCCCGAGGATCCAGCGCGGGCCGGGCTGATCCCAGCTGCTGAAGTCGCCGGGGAAGGCGTCGAGGCGTCCGGCGCGGACCGCCGGCATCGCCGCCCAGAGCGGATCGGCGCGCAGTTGGGCGACGACCTCCCGGGAGTCTCCCCGATAGCTCGCGACGACGATGCGATCGGCAGCGAGCGCCGCCACCTGCTCGGCGGTGACGGTTCCGCCGGGCGACTCCGCGCCGGCCGCCGGCACGCCGCCGGCCTCGACGATCATCCGCGTCTGAATCCACGCGCCCGGCGGCTGGCTGAACGTCCCTTCGCCGCCGCGCGAGCTCGCGGTGAGCAACAGCACCCGCGGTCGACCGGTCGCCGGCAGGTCGCGCAGGCGCTCCCGCACGTGAGCCAGACGCTCGCCGAAGTAGGCGACGATCCGCTCGGCACGCGGAGTGTCGTCGAACAGACGTCCGAGCACCGCCACGTCGTCGAGGAAGCGCTCCGGCGACTCGCCTTCGAGGAAGACGATCGGCAGACCGACCCGCTCGAGGGGCTCGCCGAGGCGGTCGGCCGAGACGCTCTTCAGGACGACGACATCGGGGTGGAAGGGCGCGAGCTGCTCGACGCCGGCGCTCGACCCGCCGCCGAGGACCTTCTTGCTGCTCAGGCCCGGGTCGAGCAGGGCGAGGAAGTCGGCGGCACGCGGTTGCGAGGGCTCGGGAATCGCCACCACCCGCTCACGCGCCTGCGGGAAGAGGTAGAGCAGGTCGGCGAGCAGGCCGACGCCGCGCCCTGCCACGGCGATGCGCTGCGGCGCGCTCGCGAACTGCACGGTCCGCCCACGCGCGTCGACCAGCTCGATCGCCCGGCGTGGCGCCGGCACCCCGGTCGCGCCGGCAACCGGCGGAACCTCGCCCCGGCACGGCACGGCGACCGCGACGAGCAACGCGACGACAGCGGTCCGAGAGGCATGGGAGTGCATGAAGGGAGATCTCTCGACCGGGGTACGGGACCGGCAGCCCGGCTCCGTCCGCTCGGTCGCAATCTACCGGGAAGCGGCAGGGGCCACAACCGGGACTCCGGGCAGCGATCGAGCTCGACCCGTTCCGATCAGGAACGAGGCGGAACCCCGAGCCAGGCGCAGGCGGCGTCGAGATCCTGGAAAACCCGCACCGCGACGCCGCGGTTCACCGCTACGGTCTCCCAGAACTGCGCGTCGTTGGCGCAGGACGGATGGCAGACCAAGGCGGCGCGACCGACTCCCGGCGCGATCTCGGAGATGAACGAGGCAGCCCGGAAGGTATCGACCGTGTCGAGGCGGTATTCGAGCCTCCGCTCGTCGCAGAGCAACCGCCTGTGCTGCCCCTCCGCGCACCGCGAGAGGATCGCCAGGCCGTGCTCCTGCACCTCGGCGAGACTCTCGTCGACGCCCGAGGCTTCGACGCACAGGAGATCGCCTTCCGGCTTCATGAGATATTCGATCGCCACGCCCCCCCTGGACGCCCGAGGCGCAACCGTCCGCATCGTGCGGCTCGCGCCGTTCGATGGAGCGTATCGAAAGCTGCGGTGGGCCGTCTCGACGGCACGCCCCGAGTGGGTTCGCGCTCAGTCGACCCGCGGCTCGCGTCGCGAGCGGGGACCCGCGGGCCGGCGCGGGCGCGCGGCGACACCGGGGGAGCTCTCGGGGCCGAGAACCTTCAGCCCCTTGTGGGCCACCCGGTGATCCGGCGACGTGCCGGCCAGGGCGTCGAATCGGATCGAGGCGAGGTGCCCCTCGAGCAGCGCCGAGGCACCGGCCCAGGCACGCTGCGCCGGGCAACCCTCGGCGAGCGGGCAGGTGTGCGGCTCGGCGACGCAGGGGTTGAGGGAGATCTCCCCCTCCATCGCCTGCACCACGTCGAGCATCGAGATCTCCGCCGCGGGCCGGGCGAGGCGAATCCCTCCGCCCTGACCGCGCGTCGTCTCGAGCAGCCCGGCGGCGCCCAGCCGGGCGACGATCCGGCGGACGAAGGAGAGCGGCAGCAGGCGCTGGTCGGCGACGTCACGGACCTGGACGCTCGCCCCCTCCTCCAGCGTGGCGAGGTGCAGCACCGTGCGGACGGCGTAGTCGGTCTCGCGGCGAATTCCGAGCAGATGGCCTCCGATCCAGCAGGCCGAAGTGTACCGGAAGCCCCCCGCTGCCCGCCGGAGAAGATTACCTTGTTGGTAATAATACTGTTATACTCTCCTTCAAGGGCGCCGGCGCGGCGACTCCCGCCGCGGGCCGGGCTCGAATCCAAGGAGGAGAGATCCCCATGAAGAAGCTCATCGGCCTCGTGATCCTGGCGCTCGCCTTCGTGCCCGCCACCGGCAACGCCGAACCCGGCGACCTGCTCGTCCGGCTGCGCGCCGTGAAGATCAACACCGCCAACAAGTCCGACGCGATTCCGGCGCTCGGCGTGCCCGCCGACGCGATCACGGTGAGCGACAAGACCATTCCGGAAGTCGACTTCACCTACTTCTTCACCGATCACGTGGCGGCCGAGCTGATCCTCACCGTCCCTCAGCAGCACGACGTCGAGCTGCTCGGCACCAAGCTCGGCACCTTCAAGCACCTGCCGCCGGTGCTCGCCGCGCAGTACCACTTCGCGCCCGACGCCGCCTTCCGTCCGTACCTCGGCCTCGGCCTGAACTTCACCCTGATCTCCGACGTCAAGCTCGCGGTGCCGGGCGTCGGCAAGCTCGACCTCTCCGGCTCGAGCCTCGGCCTCGCCGCCCAGGCCGGCTTCGACGTCAAGCTCAGCGACAAGCTCTTCCTCAACGCCGACGTCAAGTACGTCAAGCTCGGCTCCGACGTGAAGCTCGCCGCGACCGGCCAGAAGGTCAGCTCGGTCGACATCGACCCCTGGCTCATCGGCCTCGGCGTCGGCTATCGCTTCTAGTCGCGTCGCCTCGGGCTCGCCTTCCAGGCCCGAGGAATCGGGCCGCCCTCACGTCCCCCCAGGACGAGGGCGGCCCGCCAAGTCCCGCCCCACTCGACGTCTCCCGGCCTCCGGCGGCCAACCAGTCTCGCGGATCGGCGCCCCCACCTACCCGGCGGTCGGCAGCGGAAGCCCGTGCTGGCGCAGGAAGGTGAGCTTGTCCCAGTAGCCGCGCTGGAAGACGATCTTCCCGGCAATGACGTGGAAGAAGCCGCAACCGCGCAGGCCGAGCGGATCGCGCCATTCGAGGATCGCCCAGTCACCCTCCTCGAAGAGATTCTCGACGAGACAGACCATCGTCGCCGCGGCGAAACCCTCGGCGAACATCCGGCGAATCGCCGCGCGGCCGACCACCGGCGACTCGGCCACCTGGTGGTTGACGGCGTCCTCGGCGTAGAACGCGGCGAGCGCCTCGACATCGGCGCGATTGAACGCCTCGACCCAGGCGGTCACCAACGCGCGTGGGCCGAGCGGTACCCACCCTCCGGGAGTGTCTCCTGACGGCAAATCGGTCATCGACCGTGTGCTCCTTCTTCTCGTCTTCCGGCGGCGACGCGCACGTCGCGCCGGGGGTCGTTCAGTAGCGACCGAGCTGCACGAGCATTGCCGCCGCGTCGAGCGCCGGGGCGAGCTTCGCCTCGACGGCGCGGAACCACTCGGCCTCGTGCCATCGCCCGTCGGGTCCGCGCTCCCCGGGCGGCTCCCATTCCTTGAATCGATAGAAGAGATCGGGGACCGCTCGCCCGAGCGCCGCGATCTCCGCCGGGGAAAACCCCTCCGCCTGCAAGCGCTCGGCTTCGGCCAGCGCAACGGCGTAGGGCCCGCGTCGCGCGGCGAGCTCGGCGGAGCGGTCCATCTCGGCGATCAGTCCGCGCAACGCCACGGCGAGCTCGCGGAGCTGCACGCGGCGGTCGTCGTCGGCAAACCAGATCGCCAGCGAGCTCGCGTCGCCACGCTCGTTCATCGGACCCTCTCACGCCATCCGGCGTCGGCTCGGCGGCTCACCGCAACCCCCGTTCACCGCGCGACGACCGCGGCCTCCGCCGGCCAGTCCGGCTCGGGCCGTCCCGACCAGATCCAGACGATGTAGTCGACGAGTGGCGGCTCGACGCCGAGCTCGCGGATTCGTGCGGTCACCTGACCGCGGTGGTGAGCAGAGTGCATCGCCACCT
This genomic window from Holophagales bacterium contains:
- a CDS encoding ABC transporter substrate-binding protein, with the protein product MHSHASRTAVVALLVAVAVPCRGEVPPVAGATGVPAPRRAIELVDARGRTVQFASAPQRIAVAGRGVGLLADLLYLFPQARERVVAIPEPSQPRAADFLALLDPGLSSKKVLGGGSSAGVEQLAPFHPDVVVLKSVSADRLGEPLERVGLPIVFLEGESPERFLDDVAVLGRLFDDTPRAERIVAYFGERLAHVRERLRDLPATGRPRVLLLTASSRGGEGTFSQPPGAWIQTRMIVEAGGVPAAGAESPGGTVTAEQVAALAADRIVVASYRGDSREVVAQLRADPLWAAMPAVRAGRLDAFPGDFSSWDQPGPRWILGQLWLARTLHPERFADLDLRVELAAFYATLYGLPETTVRDHVVPVLTGDFAR
- a CDS encoding Rrf2 family transcriptional regulator, whose product is MLHLATLEEGASVQVRDVADQRLLPLSFVRRIVARLGAAGLLETTRGQGGGIRLARPAAEISMLDVVQAMEGEISLNPCVAEPHTCPLAEGCPAQRAWAGASALLEGHLASIRFDALAGTSPDHRVAHKGLKVLGPESSPGVAARPRRPAGPRSRREPRVD
- a CDS encoding nuclear transport factor 2 family protein is translated as MTDLPSGDTPGGWVPLGPRALVTAWVEAFNRADVEALAAFYAEDAVNHQVAESPVVGRAAIRRMFAEGFAAATMVCLVENLFEEGDWAILEWRDPLGLRGCGFFHVIAGKIVFQRGYWDKLTFLRQHGLPLPTAG
- a CDS encoding iron ABC transporter permease, encoding MSVAPGAGEERSARRVLTLAALALVVLVALSLFVGRYPRPYWMPPELLGEDALARQLVLALRAPRLVAAALLGATLAASGFAMQMLFRNPLVEPGFLGVSQGAAFGAALAIVALDATAWGIQGLAAGGALLALAATLALSRAFRFGAATLRLVLAGIAVSALFASGVGLLKLMADPQRQLPEITFWMLGGLAGVGWRQLLAVLPAAAVSLLGMHLLRWRLNVLSLDDATAFSLGVAVRRERRAILLLAVVGTAAMVSVAGMVGWLGLITPHLARRLVGADARRALPTATLLGALGAVACDDLARTLVATEIPLGLITSFVGAAAFAIGMARPPGRVRG
- a CDS encoding aminopeptidase, whose product is MSDPRHHQFASTLVNYSCALQPGEKVLIEAVDVPPAITTALVRAAAAAGAAPLVLLKSLPVTRELLLAATPEQLDLIVEGEAAVMRGVDAYIGLRGGDNVSELSDVPPEKMELYESKVWKSVHQEIRVPKTRWVVTRWPSASMAQLARQSTEAFAEFFFRVCTMDYAALSRAMRPLQALMERTDRVRLVAPGTDLSFSIRGIPAILCDGHRNIPDGEVYTAPVRDSVDGEITYNAPSVYRGVTHENVRFVFRQGRIVEATSSAPEALARLLDSDEGARFVGEFALGLNPHITEPMKDTLFDEKIGGSIHFTPGQAYAIADNGNRSQIHWDLVLMMDPAHGGGEVWFDDVLIRQDGRFVLPELAGLNF
- a CDS encoding ABC transporter ATP-binding protein, translated to MIGARVEIDEVSFGYSREALPVVDRVSLELPAGTTTALLGTNGAGKSTLLDLLLGWRQPWSGAITIDGAMRRIAGRRRAEVALVPQSEHVPFDFSLLEYVLLGRAPHLTPFAAPGAADLAAARAAVAEVGLATFEPRPVPTLSGGERQLAMVARALAQEPRLLLLDEPFSHLDVGNAVRLVALLRRLGAGGLTILLTTHDPSLVAGLADRTALLRGGRLLAAGATAQVLSVENLTAAYAVPVELVPHGDRTLVVARLAGDS
- a CDS encoding OmpW family protein translates to MKKLIGLVILALAFVPATGNAEPGDLLVRLRAVKINTANKSDAIPALGVPADAITVSDKTIPEVDFTYFFTDHVAAELILTVPQQHDVELLGTKLGTFKHLPPVLAAQYHFAPDAAFRPYLGLGLNFTLISDVKLAVPGVGKLDLSGSSLGLAAQAGFDVKLSDKLFLNADVKYVKLGSDVKLAATGQKVSSVDIDPWLIGLGVGYRF